GGTCCTTGTTTTGCTTTAACTCATAGTCTGCTGGTCCAGAGTATCTTAACTACTCTGGAATACTAGCCATTAATACAGATTTATTGATGTTCTATTCATCACTTGAAGCGAAACGCTCTACTAAAAGCAACTTTTTAAAGTCTACTTTGTACCCCCTACTCTTCGGTAAGAATGTCGTATCTACCCATGCTTGTGGCTTAAAGATACTGATTTGCAAACAGTACTCTCAGATCTTCAAAGTAAATCAAGCCAACGTGATCAGATACAAAGCCATAACGCAGATTTGAAAGCTAAAACCCTTTATTATCAAGCATTACACTATTATGTTTTTTGCTACTCAGTCATAGCTCTAATGTCTCAGAGAGAGCTTCTGAAGTGCAGTACTGAAGCTTATTAGGCATTGATGATGAAGCTCTTTAGGTCGATCTATATGTTGCAACTATTTCAATATATAGATCGACATTTTGACGAAAAATACTGAATCCTAGTTAGCATAAAGCATACTTATTAATAGTGTTTTTAAAGCCGCTGTTAATGTCATAAATGGTAGGAACCCGTATGCTCCTGCGCCAAAATACCCTCCTTGGATGATTCCCTCTGCCTCCCCGACAAGCGACAAGAATATGCCTGTAACTCAATAGTAGCAATGCTTTTAGCGATATTGAACGTGAATATAAAAATGTAAAAACCTTAAAACCCTCTCTAGGCATATGTTTTAAGGTTTTTAGCACTCTAGAAAACCTTAAAAATAGCGCCTGCATCCCTTACTGTCAGGGCATTGCAGCCTTAGTGTTGTTTTCTGTTCCGATGTACCCTAAACACCTTAAACTGTTAAAAATACGACCATTTTATTAACAGTTACAAGCTGAGCCGATTTTGACCGGATCCAAATTCATTCGCAAGCAGAATAAGCACTATCGCTCCAGGGAGCATCTGACACCCGATGAAATGGATCGGCTCATTGATGCTGCAGAGCTACGAGGACGGCACCCGATCCGAGATAAAGCACTATTTTTGATGATGTTCCGGCATGGCCTGAGAGTATCGGAAGCGATCCAATTGCAATGGGAAGCCGTCATGATTCCCACCCAGCAAATCTATGTGAGGCGGCTGAAGGGATCCAAGCCATCGACTCATCCACTGCAGGAGGATGAGATTGAGTTGTTAGTGGATTTGCGATCCGAATATCCAGAGAGTCGGTTTCTATTTCCGGCAGAGAGAGCTGAGCACCTATCGCCCCACGCTGTCACCATGCTGCTGAAGCGCTGTGTAGATTTAGCAGAGATCGAAATCAAGGTGCATCCGCACATGCTGAGACATAGCTGTGGGTACTACCTTGTAAACAAGGGGTATGACCTCAGAAAGATTCAAGACTGGCTGGGGCATCGCAACATTCAGCATACGGTTAGGTACACAGAGCTGGACTCTAAGAAGTTTGACCAATTTTTGTTTGAGTAGCCCAAGGGTTCAGCGACTTGCAGTGTAGAGTGGGAGGGGAGCTAGCGGATCCAGCTACTCTGACTTTTGGGCAATCATTCAAACAACATTACATAAAAACCCAGGCATCAGCATCATAAGACTAAATCTATTCTAGAAATAGATAAATATTTACACAAATAAACCTTTACATATTCACGTCATAGTCATATTGTGTAATTTGCTTTATACACAATATGACTATGACGTGAATATGTTAATGTGTAATATAATATTTTTACAAAGCATATATATTGTATTTTTACAATTGCATTATTTTTTTTTGTTGTATTTGTGATATAAAGCAATGACACCAATTAATCAATAGTTAAATGCTTAATATTG
This is a stretch of genomic DNA from Acaryochloris thomasi RCC1774. It encodes these proteins:
- a CDS encoding tyrosine-type recombinase/integrase, translated to MTGSKFIRKQNKHYRSREHLTPDEMDRLIDAAELRGRHPIRDKALFLMMFRHGLRVSEAIQLQWEAVMIPTQQIYVRRLKGSKPSTHPLQEDEIELLVDLRSEYPESRFLFPAERAEHLSPHAVTMLLKRCVDLAEIEIKVHPHMLRHSCGYYLVNKGYDLRKIQDWLGHRNIQHTVRYTELDSKKFDQFLFE